Genomic DNA from Salvia miltiorrhiza cultivar Shanhuang (shh) chromosome 1, IMPLAD_Smil_shh, whole genome shotgun sequence:
TTTGATTTTCGGAGTTCATAAACTAGTAGTAGCAAGTATTATTGGAAATGTCCATCTTGTTTGGAGAGAGATATTCTCGTAGTGTTTGTGGCTTGATGGATGTGATAGATAAAATTGATAGGATTGATAAGATCGAAAGAGTGATTAAACAATCACTTATTTGAGTTATTACATGCGGCCCGAGTTATCAAGCACGAGCTCAATCATGCAAatcaaacacttgattaaggtggattattttatcaatcatgccttatcactcaaaccaaacgcCTTTTATATGTATTAAGAAAATCTAAACTTTAGAAAAAGATTCCTACAAATCAATCCTTGTAGAGCTCGGAATTTGGTAGACTGACATTTCTGCGGTAAAGTCTCAAATGAATGAGAACCCTAATCACAAGCCAAGTACAAATAGGGATTTGAACGATTTGGGAATCAGAAGATCATACTAATTAATCAATCCTTGTAGATGGCATTAGAAATACTAGAAGATTCTGCACGAATATAATCATAGATTCATAGTGAAATAGGTATTACCCAATCAAAGTTTTAAGTTGGGAGCCATGGCATAGGAAACCAAACTTCACAACACATTCGACACAAAAGATTAACAAAATAAGCCATAAGCAACGAGTAGCACTTGATTTCACAAGCCAAAATGGTTGGTACTATTACTCGAAAGCCCACTGGTTTTCTCTTCGgacttcttcttcctcttcaggAGTGAAATCATTCTTGATGTTGAAAGTCTTCCTAATCTCCTCCGGAGTTTTCCCCTTGATCATGTCAGCAACTGTTTGGCAAGTCAGATCCAGAAGGCTCTTGATATTCAGGTAGTTAGCAGCCTGCAAAGGTTTAAAATAGTAGAAATCCGTATTCATCATATGCTCAACACTTTCAAAATCAAGTAAATGTACACTCGTATCTCTTTTAGTAAGGAAGGTGTAGCAAAGTGTCAATGAGGTTATCTGTGCAGTTAATCACCAAACAAGGATACGACTGATTTCTTCCACAGTCCATCTGAGCCGCGCACTGAATCAGTACTTGAGATTGAGAATGGTAAGAAGTAGATTCTCAAAAGATCTAAAATAATTTCTTCATTTCGAAAGTGAAATCATCAATAGTTAGATTTACAAACTTTATTTACCACAGAAGCACCAATGTATTAAGAGTGTAGCAAATCTGAAGGGAGAAGGAAACCTATTTGGTTAACTGGTTATCATATTGCTCTTTCAGTAGATTGCAGAACAAGCGATGATTGAAAGAATTTTTACTCAATTAACTGTATGAGATGACCGATaaactaaagaaaaaatatatatattgaataagCCTCAAGCACTCATCTGAGACATGGTGCAGTTGCAGAAGCATATTCAAATAGTCTAAAGGTTACTAAAATTTGAGTTAACCAGTGATGTATGTATCATGGTCATTGTTAAGCTTATGAGAATCACACAAATCACACCATATAAGTCACTGCCCTGATATTCCTAGAAAGTTGCAATACTCACCAATGGCCTCTCCTAACAAATGACATGGTCAATGACTTCCTTTAGAAATCAGAATATAACAATTACGGGTGCACCCACACAAACAACTATAAATAAGTACGAAAAGAAATCAGCTGCTTCTGATGTCAGAATATATTGGAAAACAAAAAATGACTCAAGGATATAGAGACAGCAGTAGATATTCATAGAGGAACTTACCACAGTCGTGTCTCAATCGACAATGATCCGTGAACTTAATTTAaagttcaatatatatcaaGAGAAAGGAAAAGCATGACAGTAGAACAGGCATGCAACCGATCCAGCTTCAAAAGTTACAGAGAATGAAAAAAATTGCTAGGTAATCATATCGAAAGCAGAGAAgcatattaaaaaaacaaagaCTACAAGTCatgacaagaaaaaaaattcgcCAATGCAGTACTAATCGTAATACCACCAGAATATCTtatccaaatcaatctaaataCAAAGTTCTAACCTCAAATTTGAACGTGCTGTTAGAAGATAACAGAAAATAGGTCAAAACCAACAGCTTGAAACTTACAAAACCAACATTATGAAGTTTAAAGCATATAACCCGCCCAATATACAAACGCGAGCAAGTAATAAAGTAATTAGACAGTTATTGCAGAGAAATAGAAAAACATACTGCAAACAAGTAGCATAGAAGAAAACCCTAACTCCCAAAGCAAAACTAAATCTAGTAACGAAAACAGCACAGCCTAGAAAACCTAGAAAAACAGCAATAACACTGAATCTTAAAAAATGTACCAAAATAAGGTCGAAGAGCGTAGCCTGATCGACTTTGACGAAGTCGGCGTCGAAACTCTTGAGTTCGTCATCAGATGAGGCGACCTTGTCCTCGGCCTTGTTTGAAGCGGAGGTGGCGGCGGCATCGACGTGTTTTTTGCAGTACTCGATGACCTTGGAGAGGATTTTGCCGGTGACGTTGGGGATTGGAATGATGTTGTCGACGCAGTCGTCCTCGATCATGTGCTTGATCGTCTGGGACTCGACGGCGACCGCCTCGTCCACCTCGAACACCTCAGCGTCGGAGCTTCGGAGGACAATCTTCTTGCCGGAGTTCTCCGACGCGGACGCCATGGGAATCGATTTGAGAGCGAGAGTGTGGGGTTTGTTTAGGGCGAGAAATTGGGAATCGCGGATTCGGAACCTATTTAGGGATTTTGGCTACAGAAATATAAATAGGGGAGCTGAATATATCGCTTCCaaggaagagaaaaaaaaggatttaaaaaatatttttcttaagaaaatgggattttgattttgatgataattttctttagctttatttaattttaattatctttGATGGTAATTTATCAGAAAATATCCATGAATCCCTGATTAGACACATAACTTTATTTTATATGGGATTTTACGGAAGTGAATCCTTTTCCTTTCCAGATACACCCTTTTCAGAAATAAGGGATTATATATGTTATGAACTACTTTACTTTTTTGAAGTTTGACACTATCTATCTATAGAATACTTAACTAAAAGAATATACTATATTGAAATATTTCACTTACTAATGGACAAATTATTATAATACGAGTAATATATATAAAcagtaatttttatattataaggGCTAGTTTGGTACATGTGATTATAgtgtataatatatttatgacgctttaatattttatttggtaataaataattcaaaatacacgaaccttaataaaataaaagttcaaaaatattatactgatttGAAGAATTTTGTTACCACCTTCATAGGTGGTATACATAATACAAATCATAATTATGACTAtcattaactttatataattttaatacattatactccctccgtcccactccaataggctcgttttcctttttggaatgtcccactctaataggccCGATTTCCATTTTGAGTAAAACaagtgtacttaattggtgtagACCACACCACTTTTCTATCACTTTCAtactaaaaagtaaatttttttaatctccgtgcccaaaaaaaatgagCATATTGGAGTGGGATGGATATGacatatagtaaaaaaaatatcgaAATCAAATATATCACGACTTATTTCATATCGCGTATCAAATGAGCTCAAAAAAAAACCATTTTTTTAGCTTAAAGTATTACTTTGCTCTTGATTGATGAGTTCAAGACTATGTTTACTCGATTGTGAATTGCTCTTTCACTAAGtcaattcacaatcaaatttgGATTGTTTTTTAAACAAGAAAATTCATGACCAAACCTCAATTCTTAGTTGTGAAATCATATTTAAAGAGCAATTCTCAAttaacttatttattattttgaaagtGGCTAATCTTATCTTTTACATTAATGGCTAAAGTATATCTTTATTATCTTAAAACGGCTATTTTATTAATCCGCTCATATTATATTTCTAAATAAAACTCTTATTCAGGATAGAACGGACAAATTATTCAAACATAGTATACAAAAAAGTTAATCCCTTCCTtccataaaaataattataatttttagatttcaaaatattcacaaaaaataattatatttcattTACATACACTATCCCACAACAAATCAATATAagtaataaatctttaatatatcaatttatttaccTATTTTACTAAGATCCATCACTTTAATTTAACCTAAATCTCATTATCCACTTTAATACTCCTAAGATCGGACATTTTTCTTCGCTATACTCaactataattattaaaaatacgTGCCACTCTCTCTTAaaactattt
This window encodes:
- the LOC130994372 gene encoding SKP1-like protein 1A — its product is MASASENSGKKIVLRSSDAEVFEVDEAVAVESQTIKHMIEDDCVDNIIPIPNVTGKILSKVIEYCKKHVDAAATSASNKAEDKVASSDDELKSFDADFVKVDQATLFDLILAANYLNIKSLLDLTCQTVADMIKGKTPEEIRKTFNIKNDFTPEEEEEVRRENQWAFE